Proteins encoded together in one Amblyomma americanum isolate KBUSLIRL-KWMA chromosome 1, ASM5285725v1, whole genome shotgun sequence window:
- the LOC144116434 gene encoding uncharacterized protein LOC144116434, giving the protein MDFAGTFKDSVLPPPKWLGQAALRIWKRTDLHATPLEYKTFLSDGESKAYAAVAELEIYGSIPVQKEDCTNHVANRLGTAIRKATFPRGEKLKDGTIAKLQGYSQVAIASNRGNVRDMFCAVWASYFHSCSRGGASSHKFCPDGEISWCKHKRALALGQPAPVHTPILSVSQGKAVLPIYKRLTDEKLLQSCVKGQTQNAAESLNSKIWLLCPKTKFATQTVVETATAIAVLWFNKGHTGFEEVLQELGILPSKALLSLNNEVYKRRISSMSTKATAEARAHRRNTTKKARLEESACEGSTYGAGAF; this is encoded by the exons ATGGACTTTGCTGGAACTTTCAAGGATTCAGTGCTGCCACCTCCAAAATGGTTGGGCCAA GCTGCCCTAAGAATCTGGAAGAGGACAGACCTGCATGCCACACCTCTCGAGTATAAAACGTTCCTGTCGGATGGGGAAAGCAAAGCCTATGCTGCCGTGGCAGAGCTGGAAATCTACGGGAGCATTCCTGTGCAAAAAGAAGACTGCACAAATCACGTCGCAAACAGACTTGGCACTGCGATCCGGAAGGCAACGTTCCCAAGAGGAGAGAAGCTAAAAGATGGAACAATTGCCAAGTTGCAAGGCTATTCCCAAGTTGCTATCGCCAGTAACAGAGGAAATGTAAGGGATATGTTCTGTGCTGTCTGGGCATCCTACTTCCATTCCTGCTCAAGGGGTGGTGCTAGCAGCCACAAATTTTGCCCAGACGGAGAGATATCTTGGTGCAAGCACAAGCGGGCACTAGCTTTGGGTCAGCCAGCACCAGTCCACACTCCCATCCTGAGTGTTTCCCAAGGCAAGGCTGTGCTGCCGATCTATAAGAGATTGACTGATGAGAAGCTGCTGCAGAGCTGTGTGAAAggacaaacacaaaatgcagcCGAGTCGCTCAACAGCAAAATCTGGCTGCTGTGCCCCAAGACGAAATTTGCGACACAAACTGTGGTTGAAACAGCGACAGCAATTGCTGTCCTTTGGTTCAACAAAGGGCACACAGGTTTCGAGGAGGTGCTACAGGAGCTTGGCATTCTCCCATCAAAAGCACTGCTTTCTCTAAACAACGAGGTGTACAAGAGGCGTATTTCAAGCATGTCCACAAAGGCGACTGCAGAGGCTAGGGCCCATCGCCGCAACACAACAAAGAAGGCCCGTCTGGAGGAGTCGGCCTGCGAGGGGTCGACATATGGGGCTGGTGCCTTCTAG